The Anopheles moucheti chromosome 3, idAnoMoucSN_F20_07, whole genome shotgun sequence genome contains the following window.
ATCTTTTCGAGCGCTCGTAGGAtaaacatttctttcgtttttgtcGTTGCCGTAGTTGCTCCGCTAGTATTGCTGCCGGTGGTTAACGTTCCCGTCGTCGTCCCGTTCGTGCCTTTTGTCGTACTGCTAATGCTTCCGCCGCTACTTGTGTTGCTCGTTTTTCCTACGCTGCCGGTCGCAGTTTGCATAGTTTTCTCCGTTTTTTCTCTTGTGTCCTCGCACTCGATGGCACCGAACGAATTGAATGCATCAACTCACCGGATgcaacttttccttttttcgctgTAGGTCTGTTTTCCTCCAACTATCCAGATATTATTGTGACGGTTTATCCTTCACACGATTTCCCCCAGTATCCGCTGCATGGTGTTGTGGATGGTCTACGCAAGTATTTCGTTTTAGCAAGTGGAAATTAGCAACCGGAAACGCATCACCCAATTTGGAACCATTGTTAATGAAAGTGTTTGATTACAGCGCTTTTCGTCACGAACCAAAGGGTACCCCGTATCTTTCACCAGCAAAGCGTATCCGTCAGACGTAGTAAAGTTTGGACGGATGCTTCGTGGCTTACAGCCACACTGAATGGGAAATCCGATCCGAATCGAGGCTGCAAATCGGTTAGGTGCAATGGGGAATATGGGAGTGACCTGAGTGCAACTCAACACGTCTGCACCATTCTTCGGGCAAAACTTTCACTAACTTTGGACTGTATGTATCGGCCAAACTTATACcatcaataaattaaaccacTCTCGCACACACTCTTTAACGCAGCACCTACAAAAACACACCAGAATCGCACAAATTTCAAGGCAATTTACAATTCGTTCGTACTCGATTACGGTGgcaatttttcacaaacttttttctttgattattttttgattatttccaCGTCATGTTGACAGTACGAGTTTTTAGTACAGCACTCATTGTGCTAACATTCCGACGGATGGGTAGTGATGGGCATATGTGGATTACAATTAAAAGAGATTAAATTATATTCTCGTAATCTATACCACTTGTTCGTCATAATATAACATGCAACGGTTTTGTATTCagaaaagattttattttgcatgctGTACAATAATGATTCGCTACGAAATGAATTCCGACACACACCAAGAGCACCATTCCGGTTCGGTTCGAATTGAACTCAAGATGTTTAGAACAAACCGTTCCGATCTCGTTCCACTATTTGACAGCATGTTTATCATTTCTTTGTAAACACCAGAATACACACAAACGTATTCAGTGAATAATTCTTTTCAGGCGCAGAAAAACAGTTGAAATTCATTTCTTTTCGCGAAATGGCTTCGCAAAAGCATTCCAACGAACCTCCGTCGTACGACCAAGTGATAGCGGAGAATTATTCTACACAATACGGTACGCTATAATGCGCTATTCCGCATTCGCAAAATAGAACCCTAATACCGAAAGCATTACTCATGCTGTTTGattactttttgtttgtagtCACAAATCATAATTTCACACAATCACCGGTACCATCAGCACCGACCGCAGTCACAGCAGCTACAGCAGCACCATCGGCGTCCTATCCAAGACAGGAATACATCCAACAGCAACCGATCGCTACAGCCCACACCTATGTAGCCCCGGTTGTTGGAACAGTGCCTTGCTACGGGACCATGGATGGTAACAAAACAGCAGTGCCAATTATTCCGCAAGTTACCATACAGACTGGAACGGCTCCACGTCCCGAaataatcaaccatcagattaTTGTCGTGAACGGTTGCCCTGTTTGCCGGATCGGTATGCTGGAAGATGACTACTCCTGTTTGGGAATATTTTGCgccattttcttctttccacTCGGTATACTGGCGTGCCTGGCACTGCGTAATCGTCGCTGTACCAATTGTGGCGTGCAGTTCTGAAGCGAATGGTAAGGAAATTGGAATCTTTTTGAATCATTTATACCAACAACCATATGCATATAGCCAAGGAAATGGTACTACTAATGGTATGTGATAGATCATTAGCGATAGGATGATATAATCTGGCGTACCAAATGATTATCTTTGAACATAATTTACCATGTTTATGAGTATTGAACCGTTATTCTTGTTATtggaatttattattattgaataccaaaaataaacgatCGGACTACTCTCCCTGTAAACAAAGTTTCCCGATTTATTGTCAACGGTTGGTGGTCCACGCAGCGATTAATGTGATATTATGGTTACCAAATAGTTCATGATAACAGTATGTTGTatgtaaaaaaatggtatATATTGAAACATGCTTACAATATAGCACAAATAAGTATTCTTAAGCGAACAACATTACACCCACTATGGATATGAATGCTATTACACTGTGTCACGGTTTCTTATTAACACTATCGCCCTCATCTATACAGTGCGCATaggatgcattttttgtcATCGCTTTCTTTTGCTCTTGTATCTCTGAAAAGTACGACACTGGTCGTTAGTTTTGtctgccttttttgttgttaatttagCTGCTAGTAACGAATGCGTTCAATAAATACATCTGTACGTGATAAAGCAGGTGAATAAGTTAAGCAACAGGAAACAACGAGGAACTGTACTGTCTTGTGTCGCATTACAGATCCTTGCCCAATCGCTCAATTTCGTCGATAATGTAGTTCATGTCCGACTTGTCCAGCGACGAGTTCTGCAGCACTAGCCGGAAGAAGTTCGGCTTATCGTGAATTGGCTGGTAGGTGATCATCATCGAACCTTCCTTCATCATGCGCTCCTTCACCTTCGGCGCAACCTTATGTAGCCGTTCCCGGAACTCGGCCGAATCGCGCGGCACACTGCGCAATCCCGGCGGTACATACCAGAAGCACACGTTGGTACACTCGGGATTTTCGATGACCATCTCGAAACCGGGCCGTGCTTTAATACTGTTGGTAAAGTGTTCCGCATTTTCGAACACCTTGTCGATGTGATGTTCGAACCCGGCAGATCCCTTGGCACGCCACATGAACCAGAACTTGAGCACATCGGCCCGTCGGCCACACTGGATGTGTTTGTCGCCGGTATCGTACCGTGTGTCGTAGAATTTGTCCTTCTGGAACAAGTACGTGGCATTCGTGGAGTGGCACTCAGACAGGATGTTCCGGTGGCGCGTTAGCAGCGTGGAGCATTGCTGTGGAGCCGCCAGCAACTTGTGGGGATTCCAGGTGACCGAATCGGACCTGCAGATGCCGGAAATAAGTGGAAATAGAAACCAAGTTAATATGTGAACAATAAGAGATGCAAACAATGTTTCTACGGTACTATACAGTATAGCCTTAAAAATGATtccaaagttttttttttcttctatccaCATGCGCTAATGACCATAGTCGCGTTACGGTTAGTCGGTTccaccttctttttttgttactctacCGGCAATGTGCCAATGTGCCCGCAGATCAAGGATCTTACCATTTTCACTGTGGTGCCATTGACATTGACCTTACTGTGCACATCAGCATGGCGCGGCACAAGCGCACTCCATTGCAGTACGGTTTAGTACAAAGAAATAGTAGTCAACTTTATTCGAGTAACTCGGTAGACTTGGTAGGCCTTCTTATTACCGGTCGCTATTAAACGACGGTAGAACTTTTGGGCCAATGTCGTTACCAGGTAGCGTGTGCATACTTGCAGGCCACAAAAACCGGCCACCGCCGAGCAATGCGAGTGACGGTGCGAATTATTTCCAGTTCTCCGGAAAATTGACTGTTGTGCGAATCAAGCGAAACCAGCACCTACAGTAGCTGTAAGGTGCCGGGTGTTAATCACCCTGCGGCAATAATTGCATGCATTTGTATCGAgatacttttttgttgctgttgagaGGTTAGGTAGAAGTGGAACAGAGAGCAATCCCATGGAGGACACGGAACACGGTTGGGCCGGAAATGAATCTCCAAGTAGTCAAACCAACAAGAACTGCTTTATGACTTAAAATCAATTCAGAAACACTAGAAACCTCTACCGGCTACTGAATCCGATAAATGAACAATTAGATCAGACCTCCAATTTGAAGATTAAAAAAGTAGCACGTCCCAGAGAACGATATGAAAGTGTAATAATGATGGACATTAACCGGGTGTGATCAATCGTTTAGCCATACTAGATCACAAAGATAAAGTAGCGTGTCGATCGGATCGATCACCGCAAAGGTCAGCGAAGGAGCTTGAAGTTTGCCGCTACCGTTGGAAAGTAAAGGCCAAAGAAACTTTTATTGGTTCACCGATCGCCTAGTTGTAGCGAATAGGACGGATATGATGCTGCCAGTGCGCACTCGAATGCATTGTTACAATACCGTGTAGAATTCATACAAAGATGAAGGAGAACATTTTGCTCGCCTCGCAAGGTTACGGGGCACGTGTTCACTTTTGAAGTAGCCACACGGCAGCATTCCATACGATCGCGCCACATTCATTTCCGCAACGCGGAAACTCGTTGTAATAGACAATGCGCTTGGGGAGAAACGTCGCACTGATCTGTTGCTGTCCATCATCGATTGAAACTACCGCCAAAGAACTGGACGCTAAAGAATCGTTCTATTCTTGCCAATTCTAGCCACCGGAAACCTGTTCGATTTTACGCAAAAAAGGGTAAACTGGAGCGACCAAACCAGTATTACTTTGCCGCGACAGAAACCATCGTCTGCAATCGAAAGCCAAACTCAAAACACTTCCGGTTCCTTCATGTAGAGTAGCTTACCTTTCGATACCCTTCAGCAGGGTACGATACTTCTTGGACATCAGAGCACCACCACCCCAAGCCGCATCGACGTGCATCCAGAGATTGTACTTAGCGCACAGATCGGCAATCTGTTCCAACGGATCGAACGCACCAATTACGGTCGTTCCTGCGGTGGCCGATACCATGAACGGCAGGGCTCCCTCGGATTTGGCACGCAAGATTTCACTCTCTGCAAAAGGAGAAAGAACCGTGAACAATGAACCTGTTCGCCTGCCTGTGGGACGGGATTTGATCGCAACGTACCCAAATGTTCGGTCCGAATTTTGCCAATGCTGTCGGTCTTGATGGCGTAAACGTTGTCCGAACCGATACCCATAAACGAAGCCAACTTCTTGACGGAGTAATGGGCGTCTTCCGATGTGAAGATAACCAGCCGTGGAAGGGCATGTAATCCTTTCGcctgtaaaacaaaaagacatTTCGTTAATTCTATGTGATGTTGTAAGATGATGGAAGCTGCAGTAGATAGTTAAAAGAATAGCATCATCGATTGTCTGTGCAGATTAGTATCTATTACGTCTAGACACTAGACGGGCTGGTGTTGATGGTATAACCTCTACGCTACTGTTTAGTAGCTTTTCTTCCTACGAACCGATAAGCGCATTTCAGTTTCAACCGCTTTTGTAATCCAGTTCATGCAGTACACTAATCGctattgtccatctgattcagATTATACAACGTTCGAAATCAGCGGAAGAAAGCGATTTAAAAAATCGAGCTTAGCGATCATTCAAGGCCTTCTAATCATTCTCGTAACAGCTCCATTCACAGTGACGTACATTGCTAGAATTCCCACCGTTAATGATCTTGCCTTTTGCCGGTAAGTTCACAAAGTGATTTCTCCGTCAAACACATTATGGTTGATCATGCTGTCGATTCCTGATCGTAGCGTGCGATGTGATGAATTGATCGCAATCACAGCCGCACTGATATGGTATGGCAGTTGTAGTAGCAGTGATAATTAGCCTACTAATAGCGGGTACCTACACCTAGCAAGTAGTCAGCATGTCTGGGCTTTGTAATCGACTGCAGCTGGTGGGGTTTTGCTCGATCTAAGGTCTTTTTTTCCACACCTGGGTAATTCCATTGAGAAGGAATTTCCGAGCTCAAGTGAATGGAAGGCGATGTGTAGTAGCTATATGCTTTTAACAAAGTTTCTTCCACTGGTATTCCATTTCAATTGTAATAATGTAGCAACGATTGAACAAGTCCCCAGAATGGGAATTCTACGGACCTCAAAGAGTTCACTCCTCAATTCCACATCCACAATGGTCCCAATGGTTCGATGGTTGACTTGCAAAGAGGTGAAAAAACTGAAACCCTAACAAAAACAGATCACCTCCCCAAGGTAAGCGATCGTAACGGCACCTCGATCGACCTCTCACTATCTTGCAAAGTCCAACCGATCCGAAACCTGTTTGGCAcgtttgtttgtaaacatgCGAGATTTTGGTGGTGCGTGATATGCTTATGATATCACGGCGACTATCTGCCGTGCTTGTGACGTTGATTAATGAGTTCAGGAAATCATTCAGGAACTTGCCGAAACCAGTTTACCACCTGGTAGCTGAATTGCAAATTCGTGGCCCGATACACCCCCGTCCCCCGGAAAGAAGAACGGATGGAGAGGGTCGCATTGTGCATCTCAACACCGCTAGCTTTTCAATGTCATACGCCGGTTAGCGATTTGTACCAGTTCACTGATCGGTGGAGCTGGCGCGTGTCGCCGAAACCTGCCTACTAGCGCGTTCACCGACACCAAGAATCGCGCGTGGCAGGATTTCGTTAGCGTGCGCGGTTTTGTTGTCTTTCAATCTGTTCTGTGGCtcagtgctttttttttgttttcgttgttattgttgttgcgaAGTCTGGCAACACGGGCACATTCACGGGCGCACGATCGCCATGTTCAGGGCCAAAGTCATCATGTTGTTACGGGCCAAGCGCCTTTCCGGCCCAAGAgaggcaaacgaaaaaaaaaaaacatacacacgccACAGATGGGGATGTGATCGACGACGAGCAGAAAGGAAGTAATACTTCCCCTGTTTAACGGTTGATTGGGCGGGTAGGTGAGTGGATATGATGTGCCTTCTGGCGTCTTTCACGGACGTCCCTGCCCGGTGGCCCGTACCATTTTTGATCGCATTCGAAAAAGTGATGGCAGCGCCAGATAGCGTAAAGTTCTGTTCTGAGCTGCGTTCCTTCCGAGCAACCTTTTCTTTGACTGATGGTGCTATTTGGGCATCCATGCACGGGAGCCTTTTTACAGCTTTTatgattgtttcgtttgtgcCTGCCATCAATTAAAGCTGGTCCACAGGGGGACGTATAGCCGTAGGTGGCTATTTATAGGACCTCACCGCACAGTGCCCGCGAGGAAGCAATCGCAAATGGTTCTACGTTCGGATCCCTTTACACCGTTCAGTTCCTGTAATTGTGGTCGCATCAGATTTTCCGCATGTGGAACCACTAAAATATCCCTTTCACTTTAGCTGTGGATGGTGCAGGTCGGTGGTCGGAACACCAAACAGGAATTATATTTAAACCATCACGGCTAATTTACCCACAGAATTACCCGTGCCAATCTTTTGCGTTGTGAATGGATGATGCCACTCGCCTTGCCGATAAGTCATCATCAGACAACAGGCCACCACGATGCCGACAGATGGCTGGTAGCGTGGAATAAGAATGTTCTAGGAAAACTTTTAACTCTACACGATGATATTGTGCTTGTGCACACGTGCGAACGCGAAAGAAATTGATGCTAATGATTGCAAACAACTAATCGCACGGCAATGTACATGCCGTGGGTGAATTAGTTGATTTGTTCCAATTGTTATCCTACTCCGGGGAGCAATaatgtttgtatgtttgttaGAAGAATCATTGTTTCAATAATTGGAGTGATTTAATTACTCATGTTCTTCTGTACGCTGAGCGAAAGAAAATTGGTCCCACAGTTTACCAGTCCCCTTTCTAATGGCACCTACCTTAATGTCAGGCATGAACTTGTGGCGAGCGCAGCTAATTGCGTACCCGTTGGCCATCGAACCGCCGGGTGCGAATATTCCATCACCTTCCCCGTTCGGGTAGCCCACGATCGAACGCATTTCGCGCAGCACAACCTCCTCCATGAGGACAAACACAGGCGACACCTCGAACGTGTAGACGCTTGGGTTGAGCGCATCGGTCAACACCTGGCCGGCGAACCCGTACGGATCAACTGACGAGAATAGCTGGTTCATGAAGTACGGATGACCCGTCTTCACCGAGTGCCTGATGGTGGCCCGCGTCAACTCCAGCAACTTTTCATGCGTATCCGGTTCGTCCTTGATGGCCAGATCGAGCGTACGCTTCAGCTCCTCCGGATCGACCCAGTTGAGTACTTTGTTCGAACGATCGGTAGCATTGAAAACGGCCGAATTGAGCACCTCCGTCAGGAACTCCGTCAGgaactgctggtgctgctcgCGGTTCGGCAGACTCGCGTAACGCTTTTCCGACACCGATTTGCCTTCATCCGGTTGCTGCGACAGCTTGCCACGCGCATCCGACTTCTTGG
Protein-coding sequences here:
- the LOC128304181 gene encoding brain protein I3; the encoded protein is MASQKHSNEPPSYDQVIAENYSTQYVTNHNFTQSPVPSAPTAVTAATAAPSASYPRQEYIQQQPIATAHTYVAPVVGTVPCYGTMDGNKTAVPIIPQVTIQTGTAPRPEIINHQIIVVNGCPVCRIGMLEDDYSCLGIFCAIFFFPLGILACLALRNRRCTNCGVQF
- the LOC128302066 gene encoding cysteine sulfinic acid decarboxylase, whose protein sequence is MPANGVCSVGLEVIEDTATYASGSDSAGVSEDEDVQQLFVNGTHRVTSVSLPKKSDARGKLSQQPDEGKSVSEKRYASLPNREQHQQFLTEFLTEVLNSAVFNATDRSNKVLNWVDPEELKRTLDLAIKDEPDTHEKLLELTRATIRHSVKTGHPYFMNQLFSSVDPYGFAGQVLTDALNPSVYTFEVSPVFVLMEEVVLREMRSIVGYPNGEGDGIFAPGGSMANGYAISCARHKFMPDIKAKGLHALPRLVIFTSEDAHYSVKKLASFMGIGSDNVYAIKTDSIGKIRTEHLESEILRAKSEGALPFMVSATAGTTVIGAFDPLEQIADLCAKYNLWMHVDAAWGGGALMSKKYRTLLKGIERSDSVTWNPHKLLAAPQQCSTLLTRHRNILSECHSTNATYLFQKDKFYDTRYDTGDKHIQCGRRADVLKFWFMWRAKGSAGFEHHIDKVFENAEHFTNSIKARPGFEMVIENPECTNVCFWYVPPGLRSVPRDSAEFRERLHKVAPKVKERMMKEGSMMITYQPIHDKPNFFRLVLQNSSLDKSDMNYIIDEIERLGKDL